The sequence CCGATGGCGGGAGCGACCAGCTGGCAGATGCGGTGGAACTGTTCGACCGTGGGGTCGGGCACTTCGATCTTGTACGGAAGACGCCGAAGAAACGCTTCGTCGACGAGCTCGCGCGGCGCAAGGTTCGTCGAGAACACGATGAGCTGGTCGAACGGAACCTGGATCTTTTTTCCGCTCGGGAGCTTCTGGAAATCGAAGCGCTTCTCGAGGGGGACGATCCAGCGGTTGAGAAGCTGCTGCACCGGCATCGTCTGGCGTCCGAAGTCGTCGATCAGCAGCACGCCGCAGTTGCTCTTCATCTGCAGCGGGGCCTCGCTGACCCCCGAAAGGGGATCGTGGCGCATGTCGAGTTGTTCCATCGTCAACTCGCCGCCGACGACGACGGCAGGGCGATGCACTTGCACCCAGCGCGCGTCCTCGAGCGGCTCGCCGAGCAACGACGCGTAGTCGGCCTCCTTGACCTCCTCATGCAGCACCGGATCGAAGACGCGCACGCACACGTCGTCGACGAGGATGGCGCGCGGGATCCAGATCGAGGTGCCGTAGCAGCGAACCACTCTCTCGGCGATGCTCGTCTTGCCGTTGCCGGGAGACCCGTACAGGAACATGCCGCGTCCGGCCGCGATGGCCGGTCCGAGGCGGTCGAGCATCTCGTTCGACAACGTCAGGTCGGCAAACGCATCCTCGAGCTCGGCAACCCCGACCTTCTGCAGCGTCAGGCTCTGGGCGGTCACCGACGCAATGTAGTCCTCCAGCGGAACGGGCGCCGTCTCGGCCCAGGTGCACGACTGCATGTAGCGCACCGCTTTCTCGCCGCCGGCATCGGTGAGCGCATACTGGTAGTCACCGACGGCCGCCGTCTTGCGGTAGGTGACGAGCATCTGCTCCTTGAGGCGGCCGAGGATCGGCTCGAGCATGCGAAACGGCAGACCGGTCGCATGGCCGACCTGGCGTCCCGACGCATCGCCGTGCACGTAAAGGAAACGGCAGACGAGCTTCTCGACGAAGTCCTCCGAAAGGCCCGCCTCCGCCAGCGTCGCCGGCTTCTTCGGCGTGAATTCCGGCTTGGAAGAAGTGCGCGCCAGGCGCGCGGCGGTCACCGCGTCGAGGACGCGCAGCCGGCTGTCGCCGCCATCGCCGTTGTCTTCGCCGGCTACAGCTTGCGCTGCCGCCACCGCTTCGAGGGATTCGAAGTCCGCCGGCGCGTGTTCTGGCCCGGACGCGTGCGCGAGTGCCATGGTCGAAATTCTCCTTGGGCGATGTTCGATGAAGCTGTGCGGCTGCCGCGACCTTCGCGGGACCGGCGCGATGGCGAACGACCCCGGTCAGCTCCTCAGCAGGGCCATGCGGCAACGAAGCCAGCCGGCGAATACCGGAAAACGGGCGGCCTGCGACGGAATGGGCGGAAGTGCCGGATGCGAGTCTTGCGGAGCCCGCTGCGCTTCGAGCGCACGGCGCGACGCCAGATCGCGGCTCAGGCGTCCCGGTGGAAGCGCCAGCACCGGCGCGGAATGCGACGAGTTTGAGGATGAGGACGGCATCGAAACGGCTCCCTCGAATCCGCTGCGCGCGATCCCCCGGGCAACGAATTCGACAACATTGTACGCAGCGGCAAATCGCGTTGTAGTGGGAGCATCCCGTGCGGGAGCGGGAAACAACCGCGGAATACCCGCGGAACCTCCCGGACACGGCCTCATTCATCCCGGGTCATGCCGGTGAAAACGCGGAGTGTCCGGCCGTGGACCCCGGGTTTTTGCCGACGTTGACACCTGCAAGTCCCGAGGAATCTCACCCGCAGTGTGCGGGTGAATTGCACAAAACCCGCCGCGATGCGGCGAGCTGCGCGCGTTCAGGAACGTCCCGATACCGCCGCGGGGTCGCAGAGGCCGCAGACGACGGCGATCTTGACGAGATCGGCCACCGATCCGGCAGCCAGCTTCGACATGACGTGGGCCCGGTGCTCCTCGACGGTTTTCTCCGACAGGCCGAGGTCCATCGCGATGACTTTGTTGGCCTTGCCGTCGACGATCGAGAGGAAAACCTGGCGCTCGCGCGGCGAAAGTCGCGCGACCAGCTCGCGTGCCTGCGCGGTGCGGGCATCGCGGTCGGCTTCGGCGCTGTGGCGGCGGATCGCCGCCTGCACGGTGTCGATGAGAGCCTGGCCGGAGAAGGGTTTCGTCAGGAAATCATGGGCGCCGAGCTTCATGGCTTCGACGGCCACGGGCACCTCGTTGACTCCCGAGATGAAGACGACCGGAGCGGTGATTCCGCGCTCGCGAAGCTCGCGCACCAGCTCGAGGCCGCTCATCCCGGCAAGGCGGATGTCCACGATCAGCGCTTCGACGACGGGGTAGCGGGGAAGTGCGGCGAGAAAGGCCGCGGGGCCGGCCCATGCCACGCATTCGAGCCCCACGGACGCCAGTACCCGGACCACGAGCGTACGGATTCCCTCGTCGTCGTCCACGAGGTGGACGGCACCGTGGCGGCTATTCTGTTCGCTCATGCCGGCCTCTCCCAACCGCTTCGGCGGGCCCGCCAGCTGCCCTCCATGTCCGGATCCAACTCCTCGGGCCCAACCCCTGACCCCGGAGCACCGCGTCGTTGGTATGGATCACTGCAACATTCCACTACCGCCACCCTACGACAAATCAGCAATCGGAAAATCGGGATGCGAGGCACAGCCAAAATGCATACAGAATGTAAGGAGCGTGCAAACTGCGGTCGCGAGATCTGCCGCTGTTGCCCAGCCGGGCGGCGTCGTTCAAAACAATCCCAGCGGGACGACACCCTCGATCGGCGCCGATGACCGGCGACCGTTGATGGGCGCGCCGCTGATCGGCGCCCACTGACCGGAAGGTCGGCGCAGGCGCGCGACAGAGGGAATGGGGAGATGAAGCTGGCGATCGCGAAAGGGCGCAGGTTCACGCAGGGCCTGGCGGCGCTGCTTCTTTGCGGTCTCGCCGTCGCCTACTGGGGGAGCTTCGGCGTCGGCTTCTATTTCGACGACGCCTACGGGATCAGCGGCAACCCGGCGATCCGCTCCGTTTCCAATATCCCGTCGTTCTTCTCCGATCCGTTCACACTGACGACGGTGCGCGAGAACGTCGACCTGCGCCCGGTGCTGGTGACGACGTATGCGCTCAACTACGCCGTCTCGGGCAACGATCCGTGGAGCTACCATGCGCTCAACCTGGTGCTGCACCTCATTGCTGCGCTCCTCGTCTTCGTGCTCGTGCGCGATTATCTGTGGTGGCCGGAGAACACGCGCGGTCCCGACGGTGCTGCGCGGCTTCCGGCCGCGGCCGCGGCGCTGTTCTTCGCGCTGGCGCCGATCAACAACCAGGCCCTGAACTACATGTGGGCGCGCTCGGCGCTGCTGTGCACGCTGCTGTACCTGGCGGCGATGCTCGCGATGATGAACGGGCGCGTGCTCGGTGCGGCGCTGCTGCACGCGCTGGCGCTGCTGACCAAGGCCATCGCGCTGACGCTGCCCGCAGCCTTTGTCGCGTACGATTTCCTGTACCGCGACCGCGAGCGTCATCCGGATTTCCGCAGCTGGCTTCGCGACTGGAAGGAGCTGGTGCCGCCAGTGGCACCGCTGCTGGCGGTCGACCTTCTCTATCTGGGTCTGCGGCGAGTGATGCTGCCGCCGTGGGCCGATTCGGCGATGCACGAGACGTGGGTGACGCCGTGGATCTGGTGCATCAGCCAGTGGCCGGCTTTCCTGCACTACGTGCGGATTTTCGTGTGGCCAGCCGGTTTGTCGGTCGACCACGACTTCCCGTACACGATGAACCTGGCCGAGCCTCAGGCACTCTGCTCGTTGTTCGCCATCGCCGTGTGGATCACTGCGGCACTGTGGTATTCGCGGCGCTTCCCGCAGGTCGCATTCGCAACCGTCTGGTTCTTCCTGACGCTGGCACCCGAGTCGTCGTTCTGGCCCCTGGCCGAAGTCGTCAACGACCATCGTCCCTACATCGCGACATCCCTCGGGCTGTCGCTGCTGCTGGCGTGGATCGTGGATGCGGGCGCGAGCCTGGCGGGCCGCGGCAATTACCGCATCGTCATGGTCGCGGCGACAGCAGTGCTGTGTCTCGGTGCGGTGATCGTCGGCAACCGGCGCACGGCCGACTGGCGCGATTCCGATACGCTGTGGGAAAGCACGGTGCGTTCGAGCCCCGGCAACGGACGCGCGTGGATGAATGCAGGAATCGGCTATTTCCGTCGCGGCGACTACGCGGGCGCGCACCGCTATTTCGACCGCGCACGCCAGCTCGCGCCGGCCTACCCGTATCTGTACATGAACGTCGTGGCGCTCGACCTGGCCGAGGGCCGCGTGGAGGACGCCGTGACCGCGGGGCAGCAGGCGGTGCGCTTCGGAGGCGCAATCGGGCTCAGCCACTATCACTACGGCAACGCGCTCGAGCGCCAGGGCAGGCTGTCGGATGCGGTTGCGGAGTTCCGCCGCGCGAGCGAGCTGGATCCGAACGACGAGAACTCGCGCACGGCGCTCGCACGCACGTCGGATGCGCTGGCGGCCGCCGATGCCACCAAGGCAGAGGCCGCGATGATGTCCGAAGGCATCCGGCTTCTCGACATCGACCACGATCCCGAACGTGCCGTCGAGCAGTTCCAGGCCCTGCTGCAGCGCCACCCCGGCCATTACGGTGCGACCTACCAGCTTGCGCGAGCGCTGGATGCAGCCGGGCGCGGCGGCGAGGCGCTCGAAATCTGGCAGAAGGCCCTCGAGATGGCGCGCCAGACCCACGACACCCAGGCCGAAGCGAGGATCGTCAAAAGACTGGGGACTCGATCCTGATATAGCAACGACCTATGCCGCCGACCCCGTTCTTCTCGGGCTGGACCCAAGCCGATGTCTTCTCCGTCGTCCTGGCGGGCGTGCTGGCCGTGACCGTCGTCCAGGCGCGCCGGCGCAGTTTTGCGCCGGCGCTGCTCGGCGCGATCCTCGTTTCGCTGATGGCAGTGGTCGCGCTCGCCTCCACGCAGTTCGACCTCGTCGGCTGGCACGGCTTCATGCATGGCTCGCCGATGCTGCGCATGCTCGACGGGGGACCGGTGCCGCCCGAAGATCCGCTGTTCGCCGGGCAGGCGCTGCGCTACCCGTGGATCGACCAGTGGCTGATGGCATCCATCGGGCGCGCCTGCGGGATTGCACCGCACGTCCTCGAAATTGCCTTCGAGACGATGCTGTTCGGTGCGTTCCTCGCGGCGATCGCCGCGCTGGCATCGACGGTGACGAGCGAAACCGGGACGGTTGCGCTGGCAGTCGTGCTCGGGGCTTTCGGCATCTCGATCTTTCACGAGGGCCTGCTGCGGGACGCGCTACTTCGCGCCTTTCCGTGGCTGTCGCTCGAGACCCGCGTGGTGCCGCTCGACAAATTCGCCAGCATCAGCGCGATGCCGGCGGGCTACGTCGCCGCCGTCGCTTCCGCTGTGGCCTCATGGAGGCTGGCCTGTGGCGATGAGGCGGTCGTGCGCCGGCTCGCCGTCGTCGCCGTGTGCACGCTGGTGGCGGCGTTTTTTCATCCGCTGAGCCTGATCGGCCTCGTCCTCTACCAGGGCGTCGTCGTGGCGTTGCTGCTGGCAGGCATCGCCCCGATCGCAAGAAACATCACGAGAGCGGTCGCGATCGTCGTCGCGGTGTCGCTGCCGTTTTTCGTCGCTCTTCCGTACCTGCACTCGGTCGCTGCTTCCAGCTCGAGCGACGGCTGGACAGGGATCACGCTGGCGCCGTGGCTGCTCGGAGCCAAGGCCTTCGACCTTGCGATTTTCCTGACTCCGCTCGCTGCGGTCGCCTACGTGAGCCGCCGCCGGCTGCGCGCAATGCTCGACGGCGGAAACCGCGCGCTCCTGATCCTTGCTGCGTCGATCGTCGTGATGGCTCTGGCCTATCTCGTCGTCCGCTTCCCGGGCCGCAACGAATACAAATTCCTGCTGTTCGCTTCGGCTCCCGGCGCGGTGCTGCTCGCGATCGGACTTCGCGAGCTTCTCGATCGCCACTTCGCCGTGGGATTCGCGTTGCTGTTCGCGCTGCTGCTGCCCGGCGCCCGCGTGCTCGGCTACAGGCCGTGGTTCCAGGTCGTCGATCCGTGCCGCGTCGACGGTCTCTACCTGCGCTCGCTCGATGCAGACGCCGATGCGCTGTTCCAGTTCATCGCGACCAGCACGCCCGCCGATTCGGTGTTCCTCGCGCCCGACCTGCGTATTCCGCCGCTGGCGCGGCGCAGCCTGTACGTCGCGATCGAAGCGCCGTGGAGCGGGCGCGACGGCTGGGGCCTTTTGAGATCCCAGCTCATGCAGTGGCATGTAAGGCGAAAGGACGAAGAGATGATCCGCCGCCAGCGGCTGGCAACCGCGGTAGTCACCGCGGACTGGACCACCGGCGCTCCCGATCGAGTGGTCGCGGCGATCAAGGCGGACGTGCCGGGACGACCGCTGTTCGCCCACGTGCGTGACACCGCCGCCGCGGCCCGCCTCGACGGGATGACGGGGTTCATGCTGGTATTCCGCAACGCCGCCGGATCTGTCTACGCTCTGGGACATTGACCGGCGCAGGCGCCCACTCGGGTAAGGAGATTCGGATGAAGGCCATCTGGAACGGTACCGTCGTCGCACAGTCGGACGATACCGTCGTCGTCGAAGGCAACCACTATTTTCCTCTGTCTGCCGTCAACATGTCGCTGCTCGAGCCGAGCACGACGACGACGGTGTGTCCGTGGAAAGGAACCGCCAACTACTACAACCTCAGCGTCGACGGCCGCAGGAACGAGGATGCAGTGTGGTACTACGCGGAGCCGAAGGAAGCGGCCAAACAGATCCGCGGTCGCATCGCGTTCTGGAAGGGAGTCGAAGTGACGCCCTGACCAGCCTGCTGGGGCGCCGGCGTCAGTGGCCGGCCTGGTAGAGCTCGCGCACGACGTCGGCCGGTGAGCGGCCTTTCCCGTCCACTTCCTCGTTCAGTCGCCGCATCAGCTCGACATCGAAGTGACCGCCGAGGCTCTCGAGCACAGGCTCGAGCGTGGGATGAGCGTCGAGCGCGGCACGCCGGACGACGGGACCCGCA is a genomic window of Candidatus Binatia bacterium containing:
- a CDS encoding AAA family ATPase, with product MALAHASGPEHAPADFESLEAVAAAQAVAGEDNGDGGDSRLRVLDAVTAARLARTSSKPEFTPKKPATLAEAGLSEDFVEKLVCRFLYVHGDASGRQVGHATGLPFRMLEPILGRLKEQMLVTYRKTAAVGDYQYALTDAGGEKAVRYMQSCTWAETAPVPLEDYIASVTAQSLTLQKVGVAELEDAFADLTLSNEMLDRLGPAIAAGRGMFLYGSPGNGKTSIAERVVRCYGTSIWIPRAILVDDVCVRVFDPVLHEEVKEADYASLLGEPLEDARWVQVHRPAVVVGGELTMEQLDMRHDPLSGVSEAPLQMKSNCGVLLIDDFGRQTMPVQQLLNRWIVPLEKRFDFQKLPSGKKIQVPFDQLIVFSTNLAPRELVDEAFLRRLPYKIEVPDPTVEQFHRICQLVAPAIGLYPTKADIDVLIRKTAHDAGRPLRCCHPRDLMLQIRSYCRYREKPLEFSEEAMTFAVDNYFAVM
- a CDS encoding DUF427 domain-containing protein; the encoded protein is MKAIWNGTVVAQSDDTVVVEGNHYFPLSAVNMSLLEPSTTTTVCPWKGTANYYNLSVDGRRNEDAVWYYAEPKEAAKQIRGRIAFWKGVEVTP
- a CDS encoding response regulator produces the protein MSEQNSRHGAVHLVDDDEGIRTLVVRVLASVGLECVAWAGPAAFLAALPRYPVVEALIVDIRLAGMSGLELVRELRERGITAPVVFISGVNEVPVAVEAMKLGAHDFLTKPFSGQALIDTVQAAIRRHSAEADRDARTAQARELVARLSPRERQVFLSIVDGKANKVIAMDLGLSEKTVEEHRAHVMSKLAAGSVADLVKIAVVCGLCDPAAVSGRS
- a CDS encoding tetratricopeptide repeat protein, coding for MKLAIAKGRRFTQGLAALLLCGLAVAYWGSFGVGFYFDDAYGISGNPAIRSVSNIPSFFSDPFTLTTVRENVDLRPVLVTTYALNYAVSGNDPWSYHALNLVLHLIAALLVFVLVRDYLWWPENTRGPDGAARLPAAAAALFFALAPINNQALNYMWARSALLCTLLYLAAMLAMMNGRVLGAALLHALALLTKAIALTLPAAFVAYDFLYRDRERHPDFRSWLRDWKELVPPVAPLLAVDLLYLGLRRVMLPPWADSAMHETWVTPWIWCISQWPAFLHYVRIFVWPAGLSVDHDFPYTMNLAEPQALCSLFAIAVWITAALWYSRRFPQVAFATVWFFLTLAPESSFWPLAEVVNDHRPYIATSLGLSLLLAWIVDAGASLAGRGNYRIVMVAATAVLCLGAVIVGNRRTADWRDSDTLWESTVRSSPGNGRAWMNAGIGYFRRGDYAGAHRYFDRARQLAPAYPYLYMNVVALDLAEGRVEDAVTAGQQAVRFGGAIGLSHYHYGNALERQGRLSDAVAEFRRASELDPNDENSRTALARTSDALAAADATKAEAAMMSEGIRLLDIDHDPERAVEQFQALLQRHPGHYGATYQLARALDAAGRGGEALEIWQKALEMARQTHDTQAEARIVKRLGTRS